One window of the Thermoleophilaceae bacterium genome contains the following:
- the dacB gene encoding D-alanyl-D-alanine carboxypeptidase/D-alanyl-D-alanine-endopeptidase, which yields MRRTVTLIVALALLAAAPVAEAAESHSKVRRVAASAMRDLGSSSGMFILDATERDVVYEHDERRSRIIASNTKLFTTAAALAQFSPDGTLGTTVVGVGEKRESGTFAGNLYIRGGGDPTLGRDEIEELARQLAEEAGIDRVTGRVLGDESAWDSRRGGPDSNFGPSPWHAQLSALSYDWNGRLRGRTPPEAAARALTDALEDRRVPVRASARVSAVPSQAGGVRLAAVESPEMARLVRLTNKESSNFMAEMLLKALSAADGDEGTTKDGARDAYRFAKRLGSRPRLRDGSGLSRGNRASPEEVVELLDEMRDRDEFDAFYDSLAIAGVDGTLDDSNHRGLRRGSARRRCRGKTGTLRGVSALSGYCRASSGDTIVFSILSNGVRSTNSAKRIEDRIVQAIARYG from the coding sequence ATGCGCCGAACCGTCACGCTCATCGTCGCCCTCGCGCTGCTGGCCGCCGCGCCCGTCGCGGAGGCCGCCGAGAGCCACTCCAAGGTTCGCCGCGTGGCAGCGTCCGCCATGCGCGATCTCGGCTCCTCGAGCGGGATGTTCATCCTCGACGCCACCGAGCGCGACGTCGTCTACGAACACGACGAGCGCCGCTCGCGGATCATCGCCTCGAACACCAAGCTGTTCACCACGGCCGCCGCGCTGGCGCAGTTCTCGCCGGACGGCACGCTGGGCACCACGGTCGTGGGAGTCGGCGAGAAGCGCGAGTCGGGCACCTTCGCGGGCAACCTCTACATCCGCGGCGGCGGCGACCCCACCCTGGGGCGTGACGAGATCGAGGAGCTCGCGCGCCAGCTCGCGGAGGAGGCCGGCATCGACCGCGTCACCGGCCGCGTGCTGGGCGACGAGTCGGCCTGGGATTCCCGCCGCGGCGGGCCGGACTCCAATTTCGGCCCCTCCCCCTGGCACGCGCAGCTCAGCGCCCTGAGCTATGACTGGAACGGTCGGCTGCGCGGCCGCACGCCGCCCGAGGCCGCGGCAAGGGCCCTCACCGACGCCCTCGAGGACCGCCGCGTGCCGGTTCGCGCATCCGCACGCGTGAGCGCCGTGCCCTCGCAGGCGGGCGGCGTCCGCCTGGCCGCCGTGGAGTCGCCGGAGATGGCCCGGCTCGTGCGGCTCACGAACAAGGAATCGAGCAACTTCATGGCCGAGATGCTGCTCAAGGCGCTCAGCGCCGCCGACGGCGACGAGGGCACCACGAAGGACGGCGCCCGCGACGCGTACCGCTTCGCCAAGCGCCTCGGCTCACGGCCGCGGCTGCGCGACGGCTCCGGCCTGTCGCGCGGCAACCGCGCCTCACCGGAGGAGGTGGTCGAGCTGCTCGACGAGATGCGCGACCGCGACGAGTTCGACGCCTTCTACGACTCCCTGGCGATCGCCGGCGTGGACGGCACCCTCGACGACTCCAACCACCGCGGCCTGCGCCGCGGCTCCGCCCGCCGCCGCTGCCGGGGCAAGACCGGCACGCTGCGCGGCGTCAGCGCGCTGTCGGGCTACTGCCGCGCCAGCTCGGGCGACACGATCGTCTTCTCGATCCTCTCCAACGGCGTGAGGAGCACGAACTCCGCCAAGCGCATCGAGGACCGCATCGTGCAGGCAATCGCCCGCTACGGCTGA
- a CDS encoding patatin-like phospholipase family protein, with protein sequence MGTVVKLEKTGRARSSSSSQGQRRRSRRSRTALVLGGGGFTGGVYEIGALRALDLLAVNRTVNQFDVYVGTSAGSFVASLASNGVTPEEMMRVVNQQVPTPFRDIDIGTLLRLNYAEFAKSTALLPLRLLGMGRQMASNLGSVSVMDLAVGLAEALPSGLYDSSGIAGYIDDVLGDPDRTNDFRLLQNELYLPATDLDTCERIVLGADGWEDVPISQAVAASTALPMVYKPVEIKGRHLVDGGIRSTTNVDVAVEQGAKFIIVVNPLVPYVNDFQKLIPTMTGSRVRRVSDMGFPQIGYQAFKLLAHQRLHEAVARWEEKYPGVDIILIEPDPNDELMFDTNVLNFTKRVEIARHGFESVTLKLARDYDRLRDVCAKHGIEISATRVRKVVRHFAQEREKTRAWRRILEQTTGALLRQSEDA encoded by the coding sequence ATGGGCACCGTTGTGAAGCTGGAGAAGACGGGCCGGGCGCGCTCGTCGTCCTCCTCCCAGGGCCAGCGGCGGCGCTCTCGCCGCTCCCGCACGGCGCTCGTCCTCGGCGGCGGCGGCTTCACCGGCGGCGTGTACGAGATCGGCGCCCTGCGCGCCCTCGATCTCCTTGCGGTCAACCGGACCGTCAACCAGTTCGACGTCTACGTGGGCACCAGCGCCGGCTCGTTCGTGGCCAGCCTCGCCTCCAACGGGGTCACCCCCGAGGAGATGATGCGCGTGGTCAACCAGCAGGTGCCCACGCCGTTCCGGGACATCGACATCGGAACGCTGCTGCGGCTCAACTACGCCGAGTTCGCCAAGAGCACCGCGCTGTTGCCGCTGCGCCTGCTCGGCATGGGACGGCAGATGGCGTCCAACCTCGGCTCGGTCTCGGTCATGGACCTCGCGGTGGGCCTGGCCGAGGCGCTGCCCTCGGGCCTCTACGACAGCTCGGGCATCGCCGGCTACATCGATGACGTCCTGGGCGATCCCGACCGCACCAACGACTTCCGCCTGCTGCAGAACGAGCTCTACCTCCCGGCCACCGACCTCGACACGTGCGAGCGGATCGTGCTCGGCGCCGATGGCTGGGAGGACGTGCCCATCTCCCAGGCGGTCGCCGCCTCCACCGCCCTGCCGATGGTCTACAAGCCGGTGGAGATCAAGGGGCGCCACCTGGTGGACGGCGGCATCCGCTCCACCACGAACGTGGACGTGGCCGTGGAGCAGGGCGCCAAGTTCATCATCGTCGTGAACCCGCTGGTGCCCTACGTCAACGACTTCCAGAAGCTCATCCCGACGATGACCGGCAGCCGCGTGCGCCGGGTGTCGGACATGGGCTTCCCCCAGATCGGCTACCAGGCGTTCAAGCTGCTGGCCCACCAGCGGCTGCACGAGGCGGTGGCGCGCTGGGAGGAGAAGTACCCGGGCGTGGACATCATCCTCATCGAGCCCGACCCCAACGACGAGCTGATGTTCGACACGAACGTCCTCAACTTCACCAAGCGCGTGGAGATCGCCCGCCACGGTTTCGAGTCGGTCACGCTCAAGCTCGCGCGCGACTACGACCGGCTGCGCGACGTCTGCGCCAAGCACGGCATCGAGATCTCGGCCACCCGCGTGCGCAAGGTGGTGCGCCATTTCGCCCAGGAGCGCGAGAAGACGCGCGCCTGGCGCCGCATCCTCGAGCAGACCACGGGCGCGCTCCTGCGGCAGTCCGAGGACGCGTAG
- a CDS encoding cupin domain-containing protein, whose protein sequence is MAHAGQEIRGPGGYRLLLVRTAAETDGELLEMEAVYADAAGLPPEHLHPSQEERFEVLEGSVHAVIGDVERRYGPGEAFTVPPNTPHRMAADGPARMRWEVRPALRTAEFFERLYGDGPDSAREAASPAGFVAEFAGEIRLT, encoded by the coding sequence GTGGCGCACGCCGGCCAGGAGATCCGCGGGCCCGGCGGATACCGCCTGCTCCTCGTGCGCACCGCCGCCGAGACGGACGGCGAGCTGCTCGAGATGGAGGCCGTGTACGCGGATGCGGCCGGGTTGCCGCCCGAGCACCTGCATCCCTCCCAGGAGGAGCGCTTCGAGGTGCTGGAGGGGAGCGTCCACGCGGTGATCGGCGACGTGGAGCGCCGGTACGGGCCGGGCGAAGCGTTCACCGTGCCGCCGAACACGCCCCACCGGATGGCCGCGGACGGCCCGGCCCGGATGCGCTGGGAGGTGCGGCCGGCCCTGCGCACGGCGGAGTTCTTCGAGCGCCTGTACGGCGACGGCCCGGACAGCGCCCGCGAGGCCGCTTCACCCGCAGGCTTCGTGGCCGAGTTCGCCGGCGAGATCCGGCTGACGTAG
- a CDS encoding aminotransferase class I/II-fold pyridoxal phosphate-dependent enzyme, with the protein MGLLDYYRQFEDMDQEEVNRGLRERRAQEKALALEQVPELDLSSTEWPEFPNSEVVNASIAVARGRVNGYPDRHAAGIRRALADRHEVGAEQVVVGNGAAELLQAAALALLGQGDELVTAWPSYPLYPLMASRAGAQPVAVDLAGGRVDPAALRAAVGERTRVVAVCNPNDPTGTYLSSDELGELLSALPDHVHVLLDEAYVDFADLEPADACLRLVDAFPRLVVFRTFSKAWGLSGLRAGYAVGSPSAASLLETVSPVLGVNALTQAAVQQALRIGIPEIERRRAMVIEQRERLLDALHDLHVDAPDSQANFAWLRAPSLTGAQLAGRLEQEKVIVAPGGPLGDDEHVRVSIRDSPATNRLLAALRAVLA; encoded by the coding sequence ATGGGTCTCCTGGACTACTACCGGCAGTTCGAGGACATGGACCAGGAGGAGGTCAACCGCGGGCTGCGCGAACGGCGGGCGCAGGAGAAGGCGCTGGCGCTCGAGCAGGTGCCCGAGCTCGACCTGTCCAGCACGGAGTGGCCCGAGTTCCCCAACTCCGAGGTGGTCAACGCCTCGATCGCCGTCGCGCGCGGGCGCGTGAACGGCTACCCGGACCGTCACGCCGCCGGCATCCGCCGGGCGCTGGCCGATCGCCACGAGGTGGGTGCCGAGCAGGTGGTGGTGGGCAACGGCGCGGCGGAGCTGCTGCAGGCCGCGGCACTCGCTCTGCTGGGTCAGGGCGACGAGCTCGTGACGGCCTGGCCGTCCTACCCCCTCTACCCGCTCATGGCCTCGCGCGCGGGGGCGCAGCCGGTGGCGGTGGACCTCGCGGGCGGGCGCGTGGACCCGGCGGCGCTGCGCGCCGCGGTGGGTGAGCGCACGCGCGTAGTGGCCGTCTGCAACCCCAATGACCCCACCGGCACGTACCTCTCCTCGGATGAGCTGGGCGAGCTGCTGTCGGCGCTTCCCGACCACGTGCACGTGCTGCTGGACGAGGCTTACGTGGACTTCGCCGACCTCGAGCCGGCCGACGCCTGCCTGCGTCTGGTGGACGCCTTCCCGCGCCTGGTGGTGTTCCGGACCTTCTCGAAGGCGTGGGGACTGTCCGGGCTGCGCGCCGGCTACGCGGTGGGCTCCCCCAGCGCCGCCTCGCTGCTCGAGACCGTTTCGCCGGTCCTCGGCGTGAACGCGCTCACCCAGGCCGCGGTGCAGCAGGCGCTGCGGATCGGGATCCCCGAGATCGAGCGCCGGCGGGCCATGGTGATAGAGCAGCGCGAGCGCCTTCTCGACGCCCTGCACGACCTGCACGTGGACGCCCCCGACAGCCAGGCAAACTTCGCCTGGCTGCGCGCGCCCTCGCTCACGGGGGCCCAGCTGGCGGGCCGGCTCGAGCAGGAGAAGGTCATCGTCGCGCCCGGCGGGCCGCTCGGCGACGACGAGCACGTGCGCGTCTCGATCCGCGACTCGCCCGCCACCAACCGCCTGCTGGCCGCGCTGCGCGCGGTGCTCGCCTGA
- a CDS encoding AMP-dependent synthetase/ligase → MAAVAATEASTGSKTMADMVGLAAAKHGDAPALRHKQGDAWVDVSYAELGTIVKEVALGLVDLGIQPGDRVSILANTRPEWTYADFGILAAGAAQVSIYQTNSPEECHYVLEHSESVAVFCEDAEQLAKVEQVRGDLPELQHVIVFEAGDASGDAITLDALRERGRGRDDAEFEQRVAGVSPDDVCVFIYTSGTTGPPKGCILTHANYRSIANMVEQEGALEPGEVAYLFLPLAHAFAILIQFVTIDLGATLAYWEKDATKIVPNLMELKPTYFPSVPRMFEKIYTMATTAAEDPAQMRAAVELGVKVRQMQARGEDVPAELQQAFDAADEKLYVNVRNLFGGKIRQCVTGAAPIAQEILEFFYACGVPVMEGYGMTETATAATINTPEDFRFGSVGRALPGLEAKIGEDGEVLLRGPNIFQGYYKNEDATKDTLDDGWLHTGDLGRMDDDGFIYITGRKKDIIITAGGKNITPANLENGLKQNRWISQAVVVGDRRPFLVALITLDPEEAPKFAEQHGLALEDVPESEQMQAEVQKVVDTVNGKVGPVEQIKYFKILPQDLSQETGELTPTLKVKRNVVNEKFAGEVDALYEGARR, encoded by the coding sequence ATGGCAGCAGTGGCCGCCACGGAGGCGAGCACCGGGTCCAAGACGATGGCCGACATGGTCGGGCTCGCGGCCGCGAAGCACGGCGACGCCCCGGCGCTGCGCCACAAGCAGGGCGACGCGTGGGTCGACGTCAGCTACGCCGAGCTCGGCACGATCGTCAAGGAGGTCGCGCTCGGCCTCGTGGACCTCGGGATCCAGCCCGGCGACCGCGTCTCGATCCTCGCCAACACCCGGCCCGAGTGGACCTACGCCGACTTCGGCATCCTCGCCGCGGGCGCCGCGCAGGTCTCGATCTACCAGACGAACTCCCCCGAGGAGTGCCACTACGTGCTCGAGCACTCCGAGTCGGTGGCCGTCTTCTGCGAGGACGCCGAACAGCTCGCGAAGGTCGAGCAGGTCCGCGGTGACCTGCCCGAGCTCCAGCACGTGATCGTCTTCGAGGCGGGTGACGCGAGCGGCGACGCCATCACGCTCGACGCCCTGCGCGAGCGCGGCCGCGGCCGCGACGACGCGGAGTTCGAGCAGCGCGTGGCCGGCGTGAGCCCCGACGACGTGTGCGTCTTCATCTACACGTCGGGCACCACGGGCCCGCCGAAGGGCTGCATTCTCACCCACGCCAACTACCGCTCGATCGCGAACATGGTCGAGCAGGAGGGCGCGCTCGAGCCGGGCGAGGTGGCCTACCTCTTCCTCCCGCTCGCACATGCCTTCGCGATCCTCATCCAGTTCGTGACGATCGACCTCGGGGCGACGCTCGCCTACTGGGAGAAGGACGCGACGAAGATCGTCCCCAACCTCATGGAGCTCAAGCCGACCTACTTCCCGTCGGTGCCGCGGATGTTCGAGAAGATCTACACGATGGCCACGACCGCGGCTGAGGATCCGGCCCAGATGCGCGCGGCGGTGGAGCTCGGCGTGAAGGTGCGCCAGATGCAGGCCCGCGGCGAGGACGTGCCGGCCGAGCTGCAGCAGGCCTTCGACGCTGCCGACGAGAAGCTCTACGTCAACGTCCGCAACCTCTTCGGCGGCAAGATCCGCCAGTGCGTCACGGGTGCGGCGCCGATCGCGCAGGAGATCCTCGAGTTCTTCTACGCCTGCGGCGTGCCCGTGATGGAGGGCTACGGGATGACGGAGACGGCCACGGCCGCCACCATCAACACGCCCGAGGACTTCCGCTTCGGGTCGGTGGGGCGGGCGCTGCCCGGGCTCGAGGCGAAGATCGGCGAGGACGGAGAGGTGCTGCTGCGTGGCCCCAACATCTTCCAGGGCTACTACAAGAACGAGGACGCCACGAAGGACACGCTCGACGACGGCTGGCTCCACACGGGCGACCTCGGCCGCATGGACGACGATGGCTTCATCTACATCACCGGCCGCAAGAAGGACATCATCATCACGGCGGGCGGCAAGAACATCACGCCGGCCAACCTGGAGAACGGCCTCAAGCAGAACCGCTGGATCTCGCAGGCCGTGGTGGTGGGCGACCGCCGCCCGTTCCTCGTCGCGCTCATCACCCTCGACCCCGAGGAGGCGCCCAAGTTCGCGGAGCAGCACGGCCTGGCGCTGGAGGACGTTCCCGAGTCCGAGCAGATGCAGGCCGAGGTGCAGAAGGTCGTCGACACGGTCAACGGCAAGGTCGGCCCGGTGGAGCAGATCAAGTACTTCAAGATCCTCCCGCAGGACCTGTCGCAGGAAACCGGCGAGCTCACGCCCACGCTGAAGGTCAAGCGCAACGTGGTCAACGAGAAGTTCGCGGGGGAGGTCGACGCGCTGTACGAGGGTGCGCGGCGGTAG